A genomic segment from Neobacillus sp. YX16 encodes:
- a CDS encoding serine protease has translation MNNENNGPKQTEDEIDWETFFNPEDKQEWEKEKLQKKKQKKFMVKIISSLLVVALLISGLEVWINVFNLPAINFVKVSNRLSKEPDVKEYKKSVVTIEWDGTKGTGFTVTADGLIVTNEHVVERTNRVNVHFKSGDSYVGKVIAKHPHLDVAIIDIEADNLPYLQLSTEKEWERWTDEKIIFIGNPLAFTQIANEGKIIGKAHLTDWDVPVMMIEAPIYKGNSGSPILNQNGEVVGVIFATLQNPQIESKEIVGVAIPSYHIKEIVNQLSE, from the coding sequence GTGAATAACGAAAATAACGGCCCAAAACAAACAGAAGACGAAATCGACTGGGAGACCTTTTTTAATCCGGAAGATAAGCAGGAATGGGAAAAAGAGAAGCTTCAAAAGAAAAAGCAGAAAAAGTTTATGGTTAAAATCATTAGTTCTCTGCTTGTGGTCGCGCTTCTGATAAGTGGATTAGAGGTTTGGATTAACGTATTCAATCTACCGGCCATCAACTTTGTGAAAGTGTCAAACAGATTATCAAAAGAGCCTGATGTAAAAGAGTATAAGAAATCCGTTGTGACAATCGAATGGGATGGAACAAAAGGAACGGGTTTTACAGTCACAGCTGATGGATTAATTGTTACCAATGAACACGTTGTCGAGCGCACAAATAGAGTAAATGTCCATTTCAAATCTGGAGATTCATATGTTGGCAAAGTAATCGCGAAACACCCACATCTGGATGTTGCGATTATTGATATCGAAGCTGATAACCTGCCTTACCTCCAGTTATCTACCGAAAAAGAATGGGAAAGATGGACAGATGAGAAAATCATCTTTATCGGAAATCCGTTAGCTTTTACCCAAATAGCCAATGAAGGTAAAATCATAGGAAAAGCTCACTTAACCGACTGGGATGTTCCGGTTATGATGATTGAAGCCCCTATTTATAAGGGGAATAGCGGAAGCCCAATACTTAATCAAAATGGTGAAGTCGTTGGAGTGATTTTTGCCACCTTGCAAAATCCTCAAATAGAATCCAAAGAAATTGTTGGCGTCGCCATCCCCTCATACCACATAAAGGAAATCGTAAATCAGTTATCAGAATAA
- a CDS encoding multi antimicrobial extrusion protein MatE, with the protein MKKIDENLSMKSLFIFFIPLGLSASLVTISHIIINSTLVRADNSEFILAGYAIAMSLFVITERLGNLLRQTCSSLVRDRDSYKLMSHFAFYLIISLMLVAISVAYTPVGDFIFAKIFGAKANMVDDIKSIYQVLIFVTIFSALRCLAQGIIIYNRQTKWLTIGMVIRLAAMYLLSLYFIQSGQITGKSGAIIFLLGMIIECIISFIEARKLIRKMPEKHEQQIESKRTIFKFYSPLMFSSVIVVMIGPAINISLGKTDNIELAIASYAIAMSVTQLILSFFTYIHQIVINFYGDHNAIVKKFLLVVGFVPFILVGILSFTPLGGLFLEHVIGVNGRLLDASLQVLQVTMLMALVFPFVDFFNGLLMVYKQTKVTIFSQSANFVVTVIALIIGVNFVSQWNGSIGAIALSLGFLAELIVVSSFVHAIERKEGKYNRFQIKIFSRAGRNR; encoded by the coding sequence ATGAAAAAGATAGATGAAAACCTGAGTATGAAATCCTTGTTTATATTCTTTATTCCTTTAGGATTGTCTGCCAGTCTTGTTACGATATCTCATATTATTATCAACAGTACATTAGTAAGAGCAGATAATTCAGAATTTATTTTGGCAGGCTATGCGATTGCAATGAGTCTGTTTGTCATTACGGAACGGCTGGGAAATTTGCTTCGACAAACTTGTTCTTCATTGGTGAGAGATAGAGATTCGTATAAATTAATGTCCCATTTTGCTTTTTATCTCATCATTAGTTTAATGTTGGTGGCCATTTCAGTTGCCTATACACCTGTAGGAGATTTTATTTTTGCGAAAATTTTCGGTGCTAAAGCGAATATGGTGGACGATATTAAGAGCATTTACCAAGTCCTAATCTTTGTTACAATATTTTCTGCACTCCGTTGTTTAGCCCAGGGAATTATTATCTATAACCGACAAACGAAATGGTTAACGATTGGTATGGTCATAAGGCTTGCTGCGATGTATTTGTTGTCCTTATATTTTATTCAGAGTGGTCAAATAACAGGAAAATCAGGTGCGATTATCTTTTTATTAGGGATGATCATTGAATGTATCATCAGTTTCATTGAAGCTAGGAAGTTAATTCGGAAAATGCCTGAGAAACACGAACAACAAATAGAGTCAAAGAGAACTATTTTTAAATTTTATAGCCCACTTATGTTTTCTTCTGTTATCGTCGTTATGATTGGACCAGCTATTAATATTTCTTTAGGGAAAACAGATAATATTGAGCTCGCCATTGCGAGTTACGCTATCGCCATGAGTGTGACCCAATTGATTTTAAGTTTTTTCACCTATATCCATCAAATTGTCATCAATTTTTATGGAGATCATAACGCCATTGTGAAAAAGTTTTTGCTAGTAGTTGGTTTTGTCCCTTTTATATTGGTGGGGATATTATCATTTACCCCGCTAGGAGGACTATTTTTAGAGCATGTGATTGGGGTGAACGGGAGACTATTGGATGCAAGTTTACAAGTGCTCCAAGTTACAATGTTAATGGCCCTTGTGTTTCCGTTTGTAGATTTCTTTAATGGTTTACTAATGGTATATAAGCAAACAAAAGTAACGATTTTTTCTCAGTCTGCCAATTTTGTCGTTACAGTGATTGCGTTAATCATTGGCGTTAATTTTGTCTCACAATGGAATGGGTCAATTGGCGCGATAGCACTTTCACTTGGATTTTTAGCGGAGTTAATCGTCGTAAGCAGCTTCGTCCACGCCATAGAACGCAAAGAAGGTAAATATAATAGGTTTCAAATAAAGATTTTTTCTAGAGCAGGAAGGAATCGGTAG
- a CDS encoding DUF4145 domain-containing protein yields the protein MEHQSYFYQFMEPISKELALVARELENSIFSSPRTMLTHARVFVENILQQVINVEQLPTDPRANLKDQLDMLSDKGYLMKEVQDALHLIRQNGNQAAHNSRMFRFSEALLSWEALYKIVKWYVEVYGPVDITVPDYQDPSPIMEKGYDMSELEIRLKSLEELLSNSVQKLTTETALAETAVSVETPPEISKEVNPGITPIRTLSYNGRQLEVPYFLRDAFLLPQRFEKSETFLIRLGAEQQGRIMSELPSNLDGLHKHVKRYSGKNDEILFEELRIYIEEEKIRRKLSLERSGELFFFYKADHIVVTEELSKVLLTSVEFTGIPSLLRQLNEDQIESVGQLPKELVILAKYENVGIGTVEKLFEQLKKKVNEKTITLEVEESSRPSYKKWESLYINVKLGKGNTVIRGESVPALWKEGLNWIEDHHLPLHQLVEEGVVLGATDNGKRFAVALKPIHKDKRPFTQMHTYQSKLTETTYYLETKINPKSGLETLAKLLTRLGVEVKIPLLESDN from the coding sequence ATGGAACATCAATCCTATTTCTATCAATTTATGGAGCCTATCTCCAAAGAATTAGCCCTTGTAGCAAGAGAATTAGAAAATAGTATTTTTTCGAGCCCAAGAACCATGCTGACACATGCTCGTGTCTTTGTGGAAAATATTTTGCAGCAGGTCATTAATGTGGAACAATTGCCTACTGATCCTCGTGCTAATTTAAAAGATCAACTTGATATGCTAAGTGATAAAGGTTATTTAATGAAAGAAGTTCAAGATGCATTGCATTTAATTCGCCAAAATGGAAACCAAGCTGCCCATAATTCGAGAATGTTCCGTTTTTCTGAGGCACTGCTATCATGGGAGGCATTATACAAAATCGTTAAATGGTATGTAGAGGTGTATGGTCCAGTAGATATTACTGTTCCAGATTATCAAGATCCATCTCCTATTATGGAAAAAGGATATGATATGTCTGAGCTTGAAATAAGACTCAAGTCACTTGAAGAGCTTCTTTCAAATTCTGTTCAAAAACTTACCACTGAGACTGCACTAGCGGAAACCGCGGTAAGTGTTGAAACTCCTCCAGAAATAAGCAAAGAGGTAAATCCAGGAATCACGCCTATTCGTACGCTATCGTATAATGGCAGACAACTAGAGGTTCCATACTTTCTTCGGGATGCCTTCTTACTTCCGCAAAGATTTGAAAAATCCGAAACTTTCCTAATAAGACTAGGAGCAGAGCAACAAGGTCGGATTATGAGTGAGCTCCCAAGTAATTTGGATGGTCTTCACAAACATGTAAAACGATACAGTGGTAAGAATGATGAAATACTCTTTGAGGAGTTAAGGATCTATATTGAGGAAGAAAAAATCAGAAGGAAGCTTTCACTCGAACGTTCAGGGGAACTGTTTTTCTTTTACAAGGCTGACCATATCGTTGTTACGGAGGAACTTTCAAAGGTCCTGCTTACCTCAGTAGAATTCACTGGGATTCCAAGTTTATTAAGACAATTAAACGAGGATCAAATTGAAAGTGTGGGGCAGCTTCCAAAGGAACTTGTGATTCTTGCAAAATACGAAAATGTTGGTATTGGAACCGTTGAAAAGCTATTTGAGCAGTTAAAGAAAAAAGTAAATGAAAAAACCATAACACTAGAGGTGGAGGAGTCTAGTCGGCCAAGTTATAAAAAGTGGGAATCCTTGTATATCAATGTAAAGCTTGGAAAAGGGAACACGGTTATTCGTGGTGAAAGTGTACCTGCACTTTGGAAAGAAGGTTTAAATTGGATTGAAGATCACCATCTTCCTCTTCATCAACTAGTAGAAGAAGGTGTTGTCCTTGGGGCAACGGACAATGGTAAACGCTTTGCTGTAGCGCTTAAACCCATACATAAAGATAAGCGACCATTTACCCAAATGCATACCTATCAATCTAAACTAACAGAGACTACCTATTACCTTGAAACCAAAATCAATCCTAAATCCGGACTCGAAACACTAGCGAAACTTCTTACACGTTTAGGAGTTGAGGTGAAAATTCCATTACTCGAAAGTGACAATTGA
- a CDS encoding aminodeoxychorismate lyase, whose protein sequence is MRINLLSSFAAGILITTTICGVVYFTDDNTTQKASAKSSEKVQLTAPEMKDKLESEGYVVQTKEELEKTLQAAKSTETKPADSKKKEKAVTQVLVNVADGMTSIDVANALFQAKLIPDAFKFTQDIEARGLQNALRPGSYTVNSDMSYDQIIATIFTN, encoded by the coding sequence ATGCGAATTAACTTATTGAGCAGCTTTGCAGCAGGAATACTTATTACTACAACGATTTGTGGTGTTGTTTACTTCACCGATGATAATACCACACAAAAAGCATCAGCTAAATCTTCCGAAAAAGTCCAGCTAACTGCACCAGAGATGAAGGATAAACTGGAATCTGAAGGTTATGTCGTACAAACAAAGGAAGAACTTGAAAAGACTTTACAGGCTGCGAAGAGCACTGAAACAAAACCAGCTGATTCTAAAAAAAAGGAAAAGGCTGTAACCCAAGTCTTAGTTAATGTTGCTGATGGGATGACTAGTATCGATGTCGCTAACGCACTCTTTCAAGCAAAATTAATTCCAGACGCTTTCAAATTCACTCAGGATATTGAAGCTAGAGGGCTGCAAAACGCATTAAGACCAGGTTCATATACAGTTAATAGCGACATGTCCTACGACCAAATCATTGCGACTATTTTTACAAATTAA
- a CDS encoding DinB family protein has protein sequence MYTSISHFIDEWNQEAASTQKVLDALTDESLQQKVSADDRTLGAIAWHIVSSTPGMLMEFGVTVEAVKDENNIPTSAREIAETFRNVSANTSKAIGEQWTDQTLSEMKNVFGMELPRAAMLNMLIKHIVHHRGQMTVLMRQAGIQVPGIYGPSREEWSLMGMEAPTI, from the coding sequence ATGTATACTTCAATCTCACATTTTATCGATGAATGGAATCAAGAAGCAGCTTCAACTCAAAAGGTGTTAGATGCCTTAACAGATGAGTCGCTACAACAAAAAGTTTCAGCAGACGACCGCACATTAGGTGCAATCGCTTGGCATATTGTTTCAAGTACACCAGGAATGCTCATGGAATTTGGTGTAACCGTTGAAGCGGTAAAAGACGAAAACAATATTCCGACCTCTGCTAGGGAGATTGCTGAGACATTTAGAAATGTTAGTGCTAACACCAGTAAGGCTATAGGTGAACAATGGACAGATCAAACTTTAAGTGAAATGAAAAACGTATTTGGAATGGAACTGCCAAGGGCCGCAATGCTTAATATGCTCATCAAGCATATTGTTCATCATCGCGGGCAAATGACAGTGCTAATGCGTCAAGCAGGTATACAGGTTCCTGGAATTTATGGTCCTTCAAGAGAAGAATGGAGCCTGATGGGAATGGAAGCACCGACTATCTAA
- a CDS encoding SLC13 family permease, with the protein MKESVLIQNKRRLKLNLSFLKKDIVFTISLVLAMGSCLFQSPKIDYLNFPVLISLFNLMLAIKAFEELRVLDKFAISIINKCNNSKSVSAILILLCFFSSMLVTNDVALLTFVPLTLVISRKTKMPMLDTVILQTIAANIGSSLTPMGNPQNLFIYTFYGIKPVPFFMTVLSLAILGIISLYFFMRRLERKELKVEMAPIQMTDSKKTLAWSVILLIILASIFGVIPSEAAFIITLMTAVILNHQLLFKMDYLLLLTFICFFIFVGNISNTNAVHTLANANLKDSASIFFNSILLSQFISNVPASILLAEFTPNWKPLLLGVNIGGLGTIIASMASVISYKLYIQSYPHEGKKYLLKFSLYNFSFLAFFTLIPYVIFKILKIF; encoded by the coding sequence GTGAAAGAGTCTGTATTAATTCAAAATAAAAGAAGACTTAAGCTTAATCTAAGCTTTCTAAAAAAGGACATAGTTTTTACCATTTCTCTTGTTTTAGCAATGGGAAGCTGTTTGTTTCAATCTCCTAAAATTGACTATCTTAATTTTCCTGTATTGATTAGTTTATTTAACCTTATGTTAGCCATCAAGGCTTTCGAGGAATTAAGAGTATTAGACAAATTCGCTATTTCGATAATAAATAAGTGCAATAATAGTAAATCGGTATCTGCCATTCTTATCTTGTTATGTTTTTTCAGCTCCATGCTTGTCACAAATGATGTGGCGTTACTAACATTCGTGCCACTGACCCTTGTTATTAGCAGGAAAACGAAAATGCCCATGTTAGATACCGTTATCCTTCAAACCATTGCTGCAAATATCGGCAGCAGTCTAACGCCCATGGGAAATCCGCAAAATTTGTTTATTTATACTTTTTATGGAATTAAACCGGTGCCCTTTTTCATGACGGTTCTTTCACTAGCTATTCTTGGTATTATCTCCCTATATTTCTTCATGCGAAGACTAGAAAGAAAAGAATTGAAGGTAGAAATGGCTCCGATCCAGATGACGGATTCAAAGAAAACATTAGCTTGGAGCGTGATTTTACTCATCATCCTCGCCTCCATTTTTGGTGTAATCCCTTCCGAGGCTGCATTTATTATTACATTAATGACTGCTGTGATTTTGAATCATCAACTTTTGTTTAAAATGGATTATTTGCTACTGTTAACCTTTATCTGTTTTTTCATTTTTGTAGGAAATATATCCAATACAAATGCCGTCCATACACTGGCAAATGCTAATTTGAAAGACTCTGCATCGATTTTTTTCAATTCTATTCTTTTAAGCCAATTTATTAGTAATGTCCCTGCTTCCATTCTTTTGGCAGAATTCACACCTAATTGGAAACCGTTATTATTGGGAGTAAATATCGGGGGATTAGGGACGATTATTGCTTCGATGGCAAGTGTGATTTCCTATAAATTGTATATTCAATCCTATCCACACGAAGGTAAAAAATATTTACTAAAGTTTAGCTTATACAACTTTTCTTTTTTAGCCTTTTTTACCTTGATTCCATACGTAATTTTTAAAATCCTAAAAATCTTCTAA
- a CDS encoding cytochrome c encodes MKKLLATSGINILLAGCLVFLLFYYEGPEHAAKAGGKTAGGETASIEKAEEIASTSCMTCHGENLKGGAGPALDKIGSKYAQNDIENIIKNGKGAMPGGVITPDEAKIVAEWLVQKK; translated from the coding sequence ATGAAAAAACTATTGGCCACTTCTGGAATCAATATCCTATTAGCAGGATGTCTTGTATTTTTACTCTTTTATTACGAAGGACCTGAGCATGCTGCCAAAGCGGGCGGTAAAACAGCGGGTGGCGAAACCGCCTCTATTGAGAAAGCCGAAGAAATTGCAAGCACCTCCTGTATGACCTGTCATGGAGAAAATCTAAAAGGTGGAGCTGGTCCTGCTTTAGATAAAATTGGTTCAAAGTATGCCCAAAACGATATCGAAAACATTATTAAAAATGGGAAAGGCGCTATGCCTGGTGGCGTAATCACCCCAGATGAAGCAAAAATTGTTGCAGAATGGTTGGTACAGAAAAAGTAA
- the ilvB gene encoding biosynthetic-type acetolactate synthase large subunit yields the protein MTLVKAYSDVEVLLNSFSSLGMDCFFGSDTQVFMVSKDSKVRYYQMMHEQAAVHAADGYARTTGKPGVVLLTSASGITNGITGIATAFSDSVPLVIIAGQLGQDTLKKEALQELDISGLTIAITKHAFKINAINGLKDVLKKARAIAANDRPGPVLIELTTDTTVKDLPNQRHSPTKVHQTNLEKSIEIAKNLIENARKPVLFVGGGIIASGAAHELREIVERSRIPVVSSLLGIGSMEAGNPLYLGMLGMHGTFAANKAVHHADLLICIGVRFSDRVTGRISGFSPQSKKIHVDIDPAEINKIIAVDLPVVSDAKEFILNIKNKLDYQQIKRNTEIWTNELVEWKRTVPRFDKSNSLLKPQTVIRLLNDYSNQDTVVVTDVGQHQIWTAHHYAFTQPRTLITSGGLGTMGYGLPAAIGAAAAHPGKSIICVSGDGSFQMNLQELITIAKYQLPIKIAILNNGYLGMVRQWQELFYQGRYSAVKMISPEFAQLAQAYGVAGFKAKTEEEARAIIAEGFQRTGPVLLEFNIIEEENVYPMVPPNQNNHQTILSH from the coding sequence ATGACATTAGTAAAAGCATATTCGGATGTAGAGGTATTATTAAACTCTTTTAGCTCTCTTGGCATGGACTGTTTCTTTGGCAGTGATACCCAAGTATTTATGGTCTCAAAAGATTCTAAAGTCCGATATTATCAGATGATGCATGAGCAGGCTGCCGTTCACGCTGCTGATGGTTACGCACGAACAACAGGTAAGCCAGGGGTAGTCCTGCTTACATCCGCTTCCGGTATCACCAATGGAATTACAGGGATTGCAACCGCCTTTAGTGACTCCGTACCGTTAGTCATTATAGCAGGTCAACTTGGGCAGGATACGCTAAAAAAAGAAGCACTTCAAGAATTAGATATTTCAGGTCTCACAATAGCCATTACTAAGCACGCATTTAAAATTAACGCCATTAATGGTCTTAAAGATGTTCTAAAAAAAGCAAGAGCGATAGCAGCTAATGACAGACCAGGTCCTGTTTTAATTGAACTCACCACGGATACTACTGTAAAGGATCTTCCAAACCAGCGTCATAGTCCAACAAAAGTTCATCAGACCAATTTAGAAAAATCAATTGAAATCGCAAAAAATTTAATTGAAAATGCCAGAAAACCTGTACTCTTTGTCGGTGGCGGTATTATTGCTTCGGGAGCAGCACACGAATTAAGAGAGATAGTGGAACGGTCTCGAATCCCGGTCGTAAGTTCCCTTTTGGGAATTGGCTCAATGGAAGCAGGAAACCCATTATACTTAGGGATGTTAGGGATGCATGGGACATTCGCTGCCAATAAAGCTGTACACCATGCTGACCTTTTAATTTGTATTGGAGTTCGTTTTAGTGACCGTGTGACAGGAAGAATTAGCGGTTTTTCACCACAGTCGAAAAAGATTCATGTTGATATTGACCCTGCTGAAATCAATAAAATTATTGCTGTAGATTTACCTGTTGTCAGCGATGCAAAAGAGTTCATTCTTAATATAAAAAATAAACTAGATTATCAACAAATAAAAAGAAATACGGAAATTTGGACAAACGAACTGGTGGAATGGAAACGGACAGTTCCTCGATTTGATAAATCAAATAGTCTGCTTAAACCTCAAACGGTAATCCGATTATTAAATGACTATTCCAATCAAGATACCGTGGTAGTTACAGATGTGGGACAGCATCAAATATGGACCGCTCATCATTATGCATTTACTCAGCCTAGAACTCTCATTACATCCGGCGGTTTAGGAACGATGGGCTACGGACTGCCGGCAGCTATTGGAGCAGCGGCCGCGCATCCTGGAAAATCCATTATTTGTGTATCTGGAGATGGAAGCTTTCAAATGAACCTCCAGGAGTTAATTACAATAGCAAAGTATCAGCTTCCGATTAAAATTGCAATTCTAAATAATGGCTATCTAGGTATGGTGCGTCAATGGCAGGAACTGTTTTATCAGGGAAGATATTCAGCAGTCAAAATGATTTCTCCTGAATTCGCACAGCTCGCTCAAGCTTATGGTGTAGCAGGTTTTAAAGCCAAGACTGAAGAAGAAGCCCGTGCGATAATTGCGGAGGGCTTTCAGCGTACAGGACCTGTTCTCCTGGAGTTTAATATAATAGAAGAAGAAAACGTCTATCCGATGGTACCACCAAACCAAAACAACCATCAAACCATACTATCTCACTAA
- a CDS encoding aromatic ring-hydroxylating dioxygenase subunit alpha translates to MIINDTVLRSDWIVACKIEDVKEEPIQVVVMGERVVLFQNEQGIHAFKDLCIHRGAALSLGCVRDGNLVCPYHGWEYNDEGTCTKIPQLPEGKSIPLKARAIKYTCRAEFGFVWINLENNNPEFLPYPEFSDSSYRNILWGPQEVNANPPRVVENFLDVGHLSFIHEGFLGVPEHPEIGDYDVHTEGDRIFSDEIAIFQPDPDGTGVAKDVYYTYEIVRPLTVRFTKRDPDTDNRMTILLTILPVTEGKSIAYGIMSFNYETGTTDQETIDFQDMIFAQDKPIVENQKPELLPLDLQVELSLKCDRMSIAYRKYLKKLGVTLGTE, encoded by the coding sequence ATGATAATCAATGATACCGTTTTACGTAGTGATTGGATCGTTGCTTGTAAAATTGAAGATGTAAAAGAAGAGCCAATACAAGTAGTGGTAATGGGCGAAAGAGTTGTTTTATTCCAAAATGAACAAGGCATTCATGCCTTTAAGGATTTATGTATTCATCGAGGAGCTGCACTTTCTCTAGGCTGCGTGAGAGACGGAAATCTTGTTTGCCCATATCATGGCTGGGAATATAATGATGAGGGTACATGTACAAAAATTCCACAGCTTCCTGAAGGGAAATCCATTCCTCTTAAAGCTAGAGCGATTAAATATACATGTAGAGCAGAGTTTGGATTTGTTTGGATTAATCTTGAAAATAACAATCCTGAATTTCTACCTTATCCAGAATTCAGTGATAGTAGTTACCGTAATATCCTCTGGGGACCGCAGGAAGTGAATGCGAATCCGCCAAGAGTAGTCGAGAACTTTCTTGATGTAGGTCATCTTTCCTTTATTCATGAAGGCTTTCTTGGAGTACCAGAGCATCCGGAAATTGGTGATTATGACGTTCATACAGAAGGAGATAGAATCTTCTCAGATGAAATAGCTATCTTCCAGCCAGACCCGGATGGTACTGGAGTTGCCAAGGATGTTTATTACACCTATGAAATCGTTCGTCCTTTAACAGTCCGTTTCACGAAAAGAGACCCAGATACAGACAATAGAATGACGATTTTACTAACCATTCTTCCGGTTACAGAAGGTAAATCAATTGCTTATGGCATTATGTCCTTTAACTATGAAACTGGTACAACAGACCAAGAAACAATAGATTTTCAGGATATGATCTTTGCTCAAGACAAACCAATCGTCGAAAATCAAAAACCAGAGCTCTTACCACTTGATCTCCAGGTAGAACTTTCATTGAAATGCGACCGTATGAGCATTGCTTACCGAAAATATTTAAAGAAACTTGGGGTTACACTAGGGACTGAATGA
- a CDS encoding nucleobase:cation symporter-2 family protein: MAKNEQNTNIIVGVDEKIGWGKALLLGMQHVLAMDLYIAPIIIAGLLALDTMNTTFFIQMCFLAAGIATLIQTIGGLRLPVVQGPSYVPIGALAAIGGKLGMGAVFGSLLPGALLIAILGYPLKWFAKSVKKIIPPLVGGTVIVIVGISLMPSAFNSIYNAPGNVGHNVLIAFVSAAVLIICILLGRKKKGYGTFFRLVSVILAIVAGTITASLFGSVDFSTVKEAAWFSLPSFFPFGKPVFDLQAILTMVFIYLVILIETTGTWFVVSTVTGSELDEKRLNRASVGEGLGCFVGSLFGGTPMTGYSSNAGIIAITGVASRMAIISAGIILIALGLIPKLSAVITCVPEPVINGIFGVVCVAIVMNGMKVIQHVVIDDRNMMVIGVPILLTIGTIVLPKEILYSVPDFANYILSSGTAVGALATVILNLVIPQERKKVVPTKQESLT, encoded by the coding sequence GTGGCAAAAAATGAGCAAAACACGAACATTATAGTAGGAGTAGATGAAAAAATTGGCTGGGGTAAAGCATTACTGCTTGGTATGCAGCATGTACTGGCAATGGATTTATATATCGCTCCAATCATTATTGCGGGATTACTCGCGTTAGATACCATGAATACTACTTTCTTCATTCAAATGTGTTTCTTGGCTGCGGGAATTGCTACTCTCATTCAAACAATTGGCGGCCTCAGGTTGCCGGTTGTTCAAGGTCCTTCTTATGTGCCTATAGGTGCTTTAGCTGCGATTGGCGGTAAGCTCGGAATGGGAGCCGTATTTGGTAGCCTGCTTCCAGGAGCGTTACTAATTGCCATCCTTGGCTATCCTCTGAAATGGTTTGCAAAATCGGTCAAAAAAATTATCCCGCCTCTAGTTGGAGGAACAGTTATTGTTATTGTGGGAATTTCCTTAATGCCATCTGCCTTTAATAGTATTTACAATGCACCAGGAAATGTAGGTCACAACGTACTAATCGCATTTGTTTCGGCAGCAGTCTTAATAATTTGTATCCTTCTTGGTCGAAAGAAAAAAGGTTATGGAACATTTTTCCGACTAGTTTCTGTTATTCTTGCGATTGTCGCAGGGACGATTACAGCTTCACTATTTGGTTCAGTTGATTTCTCCACAGTAAAAGAAGCAGCATGGTTTTCATTACCTAGCTTTTTCCCATTTGGAAAACCTGTCTTTGATTTACAAGCGATCCTAACAATGGTATTTATCTATCTTGTTATTTTAATAGAAACAACTGGTACTTGGTTCGTCGTTTCAACGGTAACGGGCAGTGAATTAGATGAAAAGAGATTGAACAGAGCATCAGTCGGTGAAGGGCTTGGTTGTTTTGTAGGATCACTTTTCGGTGGTACCCCGATGACTGGGTATTCTTCTAACGCTGGAATTATTGCGATTACCGGAGTAGCAAGCAGAATGGCAATCATTAGCGCTGGGATTATTTTAATCGCGTTAGGATTAATTCCAAAACTATCAGCAGTCATTACATGTGTACCTGAACCAGTAATCAATGGAATTTTCGGAGTTGTGTGTGTGGCGATTGTCATGAATGGGATGAAAGTCATTCAGCACGTGGTAATCGATGATCGAAATATGATGGTAATCGGTGTCCCGATTCTATTAACAATTGGTACAATCGTTCTTCCAAAAGAAATTTTATACAGTGTCCCAGACTTTGCAAATTACATCTTATCTTCTGGAACAGCCGTTGGGGCTCTGGCTACGGTCATTCTAAATCTAGTTATTCCACAGGAACGGAAAAAAGTAGTTCCCACAAAACAAGAGTCACTAACTTAA